A DNA window from Syngnathus typhle isolate RoL2023-S1 ecotype Sweden linkage group LG2, RoL_Styp_1.0, whole genome shotgun sequence contains the following coding sequences:
- the LOC133143462 gene encoding rho guanine nucleotide exchange factor 7: MMGCCSVTQRHTGVDEVGPDEIELLELSGDHLGVWSLGETRLQLSVRSSKDDKQPPSRYTSAPQLERRPTHNGVLWGKSRGELHQRIYSQQPIRGWEGRPAHMYGEIVHSSFMALHSKYPQENREHFLVLFSFHLLLLSLDHTHQDFTYEGMLPLSGLSFQVISMESDSSQSPPMFEISSSMMDPKIFICPNAAELQTWMKHIEDRRYKSITQPTSPSHCALSYLLPCDEHWKREELKKYLLHAPIWEWEGLPIQHMGPPEYISVVHIINTHRQGLQERLMILFPQDILLLSVDNKQLNITYQGRLPRRVVKATERSSLPGRFEFELRGELVEPLQVSCTCLEDYQKWIFHLMQPERNVHTAVSRTAPSIMPKLHRGRKEAITTDQSRINGHS, encoded by the exons CGTGGACGAGGTGGGTCCTGATGAGATTGAGCTCCTGGAACTCTCTGGAGACCATCTAGG ggTGTGGAGTTTGGGAGAGACCAGACTTCAGCTGTCAGTGAGGAGCAGCAAAGACGACAAGCAGCCGCCATCACGTTATACTTCCGCGCCACAACTGGAGCGACGTCCCACTCATAAT GGGGTGCTGTGGGGTAAGAGCAGAGGGGAGCTCCACCAGAGGATCTACTCccagcagccaatcagaggcTGGGAGGGTCGACCTGCTCACATGTATGGAGAGATCGTTCACTCATCCTTCATGGCTCTACACAGCAAATATCCTCAG GAGAACCGGGAACATTTCctggttttattttctttccaccTGCTGCTCCTCTCCCTGGATCACACACACCAAGACTTCACTTATGAG ggCATGCTTCCACTTTCCGGTCTTTCCTTTCAGGTCATCTCCATGGAGAGTGACAGTTCACAGTCACCACCCATGTTTGAGATTAGTA GTTCAATGATGGACCCGAAGATCTTCATTTGCCCCAATGCTGCAGAGTTGCAGACATGGATGAAACACATAGAAGACAGGAGATACAAGTCTATAACTCAACCAACAAGCCCTTCGCATTGTGCTCTCTCATATCTT CTACCTTGTGATGAACACTGGAAAAGAGAGGAGTTGAAGAAATACTTGCTGCATGCTCCTATATGGGAATGGGAGGGTTTGCCTATACAGCACATGGGCCCACCGGAATATATCTCAGTGGTCCATATTatcaacacacacagacag GGTCTCCAAGAAAGACTCATGATCCTCTTCCCTCAAGACATCCTGCTGCTGTCAGTGGATAACAAGCAACTCAATATCACCTACCAG ggaaggcTTCCCCGTCGAGTTGTCAAAGCGACAGAGCGATCATCTCTGCCCGGCCGATTTGAGTTTGAGCTGAGAG GAGAGCTGGTGGAGCCTCTGCAGGTCTCGTGTACCTGCCTGGAAGATTATCAGAAATGGATCTTTCACTTAATGCAG CCAGAGAGAAACGTCCACACAGCTGTGAGTCGCACAGCACCATCAATCATGCCGAAGCTGCACAGGGGCCGCAAGGAGGCCATCACGACTGACCAATCTCGTATCAATGGACACAGCTGA
- the parapinopsina gene encoding parapinopsin a produces MEHLNPHGNFSVSGSIADAKILSRSGYTTLAVIMGVFSILGIVLNILVIVVTVRHKQLRQPLSYALVSLAVCDLGCAVFGGLPTTVTTAMGYFSFGRLGCILEGFAVAFFGIASLCTIGVISVERYIVVCYPMGAALFQTRHAIAGVVLSWVWSFVWNTPPLFGWGSFELEGIKTSCAPNWYSRDAGNISYIVIYFLLCFALPFSIIAVSYLRLLWTLRQVTKRQVSEAGSTHRMEVQVARMVVAMVLAFLVTWLPYASMALAVVINPTLKIDPLIATIPVYFAKSSTVYNPIIYVFMNRQFRTYAVPTILCGWNPCASEAQISEVEATVTCAHKNQMDP; encoded by the exons ATGGAGCACCTCAACCCCCATGGAAACTTCTCTGTCTCTGGTAGCATAGCCGATGCAAAGATCCTCTCCCGGAGCGGCTACACCACACTGGCCGTTATCATGGGCGTCTTCTCTATTTTGGGGATCGTTCTCAACATTCTGGTGATTGTGGTGACAGTGAGACACAAACAGCTGAGGCAGCCACTCAGCTACGCTCTGGTCAGCCTAGCTGTATGTGACCTGGGCTGTGCTGTGTTTGGAGGTTTGCCCACTACAGTGACCACCGCCATGGGATATTTCAGCTTTGGACGACTGGGATGCATTTTGGAAGGCTTTGCTGTGGCCTTTTTTG GTATAGCAAGCCTGTGTACGATCGGAGTCATTTCTGTGGAGCGCTACATAGTGGTGTGCTATCCGATGGGTGCCGCCCTCTTCCAGACCAG GCATGCAATCGCGGGCGTGGTGTTGTCTTGGGTATGGTCCTTTGTGTGGAATACTCCACCTTTGTTCGGTTGGGGCAGTTTTGAGCTGGAGGGCATCAAAACCTCCTGCGCACCCAACTGGTACAGCCGGGACGCAGGCAATATTTCCTATATAGTCATTTACTTTTTACTTTGCTTTGCTCTGCCCTTTTCCATCATTGCGGTGTCTTACCTGCGGCTGTTGTGGACCCTCCGGCAG GTGACCAAGCGGCAGGTGTCCGAAGCTGGCAGCACACACCGTATGGAAGTGCAAGTGGCACGTATGGTTGTCGCCATGGTGCTTGCTTTCCTGGTGACTTGGCTGCCCTATGCCAGCATGGCCCTGGCTGTCGTCATCAATCCCACGCTCAAAATCGATCCTCTAATTGCTACCATACCAGTCTACTTTGCAAAAAGCAGCACTGTTTATAACCCCATCATTTACGTTTTCATGAACAGACAG TTTCGAACGTATGCTGTTCCAACAATCCTGTGTGGATGGAACCCCTGTGCCTCGGAGGCACAAATATCCGAGGTCGAGGCAACAGTTACTTGTGCTCACAAAAACCAAATGGATCCCTGA
- the ddx20 gene encoding probable ATP-dependent RNA helicase DDX20 — translation MAASFKKAAHDIETRNRTDDVILSEGIDFKSLLLSEVVLDGLSAAGFQKPSPIQLKAIPLGRCGLDLIVQAKSGTGKTCVFCTIALDSLNLDTPATQVLVLAPTREIAVQIHSVVMAIGCAMEGLQCHVFIGGRPVHQDKLHLKKCHIAVGSPGRIKQLIELGMLSTASIRLFVLDEADKLLEEGSFQEQINWIFSSLPENKQMLALSATYPESLAQHLTRYMREPTFVRLNPKDMGLKGLRQYYKLVQSHPLPHKVFEEKVQLLLELFSKLPFNQALVFSNLHTRAQHLADILSSQGLPAVCISGSLSQEQRLEAMSKLKQYQCRVLISTDLTSRGIDAEKVNLVINLDVPQDWETYMHRIGRAGRFGTQGLAVTYCCHGEEENKMMAIAQKCGLKLSVLPTTIDAGLMAEQCDWDVCAEASSLGLPTQQFFTNRKKKTVRSKACPTVLSPVVAKDAQEAEKPKMNHAVEELSGKPSTVQNRLPQSSTKAAPTRKELQDALPKIPPLSSFKNCKTGFITFEDAERDFQAFIMTGPGRSVEIVREYSGQGDDGEPDGRREFVTLSDDGGEICQGWNREHNSKSAAKSASGSSSLEDDSEDKFNLTAGDETTEVTHPETVTSRSGAVKPFTPEAHVTFQTTNATGRRTPPQPDNLKSMLGVNASAPIERTSLAESPKSNVQNEQWRSRKTEQKLERVDVEDDSNVESYWRDCYRAWNDFYASMSSFQGQPYQEYNRAAHNWMAAYRMNAVYMEELLKH, via the exons ATGGCGGCCTCCTTCAAGAAAGCAGCTCACGATATAGAAACGCGAAACAGAACAGATGATGTGATTTTATCGGAGGGGATTGACTTCAAGTCGCTTTTGCTGTCTGAGGTTGTGCTGGACGGGCTGTCAGCCGCAGGCTTTCAAAAACCATCTCCGATCCAGCTGAAGGCGATTCCACTTGGCCGATGCGGACTTG ATTTGATTGTACAAGCCAAGTCTGGCACAGGAAAGACGTGCGTGTTCTGCACAATCGCTTTGGATTCTCTGAACCTGGACACTCCTGCCACACAG GTTCTTGTGCTGGCTCCGACTCGAGAGATAGCGGTGCAGATCCACTCCGTCGTCATGGCGATAGGCTGCGCAATGGAGGGCTTGCAGTGCCATGTGTTCATCGGGGGCCGTCCTGTTCATCAGGACAAACTCCATCTGAAGAAATGCCACATCGCTGTAGGGTCACCTG GTCGTATTAAGCAGTTGATTGAGCTCGGCATGTTGTCCACCGCCAGCATTCGTCTCTTTGTTCTGGATGAGGCTGACAAACTGCTGGAGGAGGGCAGCTTCCAGGAACAAATCAA CTGGATATTCTCCTCTTTGCCTGAGAACAAACAGATGCTCGCGCTCTCTGCCACCTACCCTGAATCTCTTGCTCAACATCTCACCCGCTACATGAGAGAGCCCACTTTTGTCAGACTCAACCCAAAAGATATGGGACTCAAAG GCCTGAGGCAGTATTACAAGCTGGTGCAGTCCCATCCATTACCTCATAAGGTCTTTGAGGAGAAGGTGCAGCTCCTCCTAGAGTTGTTCAGTAAACTGCCTTTCAACCAGGCCCTTGTTTTCTCAAACTTGCACACAAG GGCTCAGCATCTGGCAGACATCTTGTCCTCTCAAGGCCTACCTGCTGTTTGTATCTCAG GTAGTCTGAGTCAGGAGCAGAGACTTGAGGCCATGTCCAAATTGAAGCAGTATCAGTGCAGAGTGCTTATCTCCACTGATCTG ACCTCTCGGGGCATAGACGCAGAGAAGGTCAACCTGGTGATAAATCTGGACGTGCCACAGGACTGGGAAACCTACATGCACCGAATCGGACGTGCTGGGCGCTTCG GCACGCAGGGGCTTGCGGTGACCTACTGTTGCCATGGCGAAGAGGAGAACAAGATGATGGCTATTGCTCAGAAATGTGGCCTGAAATTGTCCGTTTTGCCAA CCACCATTGATGCCGGACTGATGGCTGAGCAATGTGACTGGGATGTCTGCGCCGAGGCTTCATCTTTGGGCCTCCCAACCCAGCAGTTCTTCACGAATAGGAAAAAGAAGACGGTACGCTCCAAAGCGTGCCCGACGGTTCTTTCTCCCGTCGTCGCAAAGGATGCTCAGGAGGCCGAGAAGCCGAAGATGAACCACGCCGTGGAAGAGCTTTCCGGAAAGCCGTCCACTGTGCAGAACAGGCTTCCGCAGAGCTCCACAAAAGCAGCGCCGACTCGTAAAGAGTTGCAAGACGCACTGCCAAAGATCCCTCCCCTAAGCTCGTTTAAGAACTGCAAAACTGGGTTTATAACCTTCGAGGATGCTGAGCGAGACTTCCAAGCGTTCATTATGACAGGACCGGGAAGATCAGTGGAGATTGTCAGGGAGTATAGCGGTCAGGGAGACGACGGGGAGCCTGACGGGCGTCGAGAGTTTGTCACACTCAGTGACGACGGAGGCGAGATCTGTCAAGGATGGAATCGAGAGCATAACTCAAAATCAGCTGCAAAATCAGCCTCGGGTTCTTCAAGCCTTGAAGATGACTCGGAAGACAAGTTCAACCTGACTGCAGGTGACGAGACCACCGAAGTCACTCACCCTGAGACAGTGACAAGTCGTAGCGGCGCCGTGAAACCATTCACACCGGAAGCTCACGTAACATTCCAGACAACAAACGCAACGGGCCGCAGAACGCCACCCCAACCTGACAACTTGAAATCAATGCTCGGCGTAAACGCCAGCGCGCCAATTGAGCGGACGTCTTTGGCTGAAAGTCCAAAGTCAAATGTCCAAAATGAACAATGGAGAAGTCGGAAGACCGAGCAAAAATTGGAAAGGGTTGACGTGGAAGATGACTCCAATGTTGAGAGTTACTGGAGAGACTGCTACAGAGCCTGGAATGATTTCTACGCCTCCATGTCTTCTTTTCAAGGGCAACCTTACCAAGAATACAACAGGGCAGCACACAACTGGATGGCAGCCTATCGTATGAACGCAGTTTACATGGAGGAACTGCTCAAACACTGA
- the LOC133150133 gene encoding 5-hydroxytryptamine receptor 1-like has protein sequence MDAHISGNKTTSEIESNPDFFFLVFKCVILIVTLVVGLPGNVWVCWVVFRTKCLQTSNNALLVSLAASDILKCSVDTPLLLVSFTRSVEGGRLPLCMCALQQFTWALCSCVQLLTLASISVERYQAISFPFHTERRRARVRLWILLIWLCGLVLAVVALMLSKQSLFYAHCRPPAPVNGGHPDLFGPYVLVPIWGLSLIVIVIHYGRIIKLVRQHRKKVFSRGIRVMPTVSAQVWSWLGEPASEPQSATPLVYCKPLAARRAVHSVSGEQCSGFVSGGPRRALPEIVGAVCLRTPGARERGKKQVEGKLAKRFGYIIIAFTLFWLPMVVILLMNHLITRPDTDRLLLEMETWAMVLTCVQAAVDPLIYTVVTRQFRYELRKMFLSIRKCRLKSVH, from the exons ATGGACGCGCACATTTCCGGGAACAAAACAACCTCCGAAATCGAGAGCAACCCCGACTTCTTTTTTCTCGTATTCAAATGCGTCATTTTGATCGTGACCCTAGTTGTGGGGTTACCCGGCAACGTGTGGGTGTGCTGGGTCGTTTTCCGAACCAAGTGTCTCCAAACGAGCAACAACGCGTTGCTGGTCAGCTTGGCCGCCAGTGACATCCTGAAGTGCTCCGTGGACACCCCGCTCTTGCTCGTCTCGTTCACGAGATCCGTGGAAGGCGGCCGGCTGCCGCTGTGCATGTGCGCCCTGCAGCAGTTCACCTGGGCCTTGTGCAGCTGTGTGCAACTGCTCACGCTGGCCAGCATCAGCGTGGAGCGCTACCAAGCTATCTCCTTCCCTTTCCACACCGAGCGGAGGAGAGCCCGGGTTCGCCTCTGGATCCTCTTGATATGGCTATGCGGCCTCGTATTGGCCGTCGTCGCCTTGATGCTCTCTAAGCAATCGCTCTTTTACGCTCACTGCCGGCCACCAGCACCTGTCAATGGCGGTCACCCGGATCTGTTCGGACCTTACGTTTTGGTACCCATATGGGGGTTGTCTTTGATTGTCATCGTCATTCACTACGGGCGAATCATCAAACTGGTGAGGCAGCACCGAAAGAAAGTGTTCAGTCGAGGTATTCGAGTGATGCCCACGGTTTCCGCGCAGGTCTGGAGCTGGCTGGGCGAGCCGGCTTCAGAACCACAGTCAGCGACGCCGCTGGTCTACTGCAAACCGCTTGCCGCGCGCCGGGCAGTGCACTCCGTGTCCGGGGAGCAGTGCTCGGGCTTCGTGTCCGGCGGACCCCGCAGGGCACTCCCGGAGATCGTAGGAGCGGTGTGTCTTCGGACGCCTGGAGCCAGAGAGCGAGGGAAGAAACAGGTTGAGGGCAAACTGGCCAAACGCTTTGGGTACATTATTATCGCCTTCACGCTCTTTTGGCTCCCCATGGTGGTCATTTTGCTCATGAATCACCTCATCACACGGCCGGACACCGACAGA TTACTGTTGGAGATGGAGACATGGGCTATGGTGCTGACCTGCGTGCAAGCTGCTGTGGATCCGCTCATCTACACTGTGGTTACCAGACAGTTTCGCTATGAACTCAGAAAGATGTTCTTGTCCATCCGGAAGTGTCGGCTGAAATCGGTCCACTGA